The following coding sequences are from one Mycolicibacterium aichiense window:
- a CDS encoding phytoene desaturase family protein has product MPTSPDYDAIVIGAGHNGLVTANYLARAGKRVLVLEAREVVGGACVTEELIPGSKWSSCAFIAGLLRPEIIAELELARFGLELYQGDALSFSLFRDGTSITMWKETDRTLREIEKLNKGDAQAFLDFGVRLQKFAGLVTPWLLKSPPERSEVLAAFEAAGEQKLFDEFTLISVRDLLDRYFEDERLKSMLTFFGMVSIYGGPSSPGTAYTYGHHSWGEFDGNFGQFGMARGGMGAISEALAAGARHYGATIRTSAPVERVLVERGVATGVRLRDGSVITGSQIFSNADPKRSLLRLLEPGVLSQKLVHEVENIDTRGSMARIHLLIDELPQYLPFPDASEGPQHHGHQLLGASREAFEEAFEAQRRGTFPSTFVIEAVIQSVTDDSLAPKGRHTMTLGIQQLPSELTGTTWAVEKERWADLVLEDLFSYAPNLRGHILDRVIITPDDLDNEYLITDGNIFHGSMMLDQLFGARPLPELADYRTPIRNYYLCGVGTHPGGGVMGASGHNAAKVALDDADGVTTPSRLRTNGHKTPWQQRLVGGLMSTKSGRWLSYQAARQPAMRKITAYAARVR; this is encoded by the coding sequence ATGCCGACGTCACCCGACTATGACGCCATCGTGATCGGCGCCGGCCACAACGGTCTCGTCACCGCCAACTATCTCGCCAGAGCGGGCAAGCGCGTATTGGTGCTCGAAGCCCGCGAGGTGGTGGGCGGAGCGTGCGTCACCGAGGAACTCATACCCGGTTCCAAGTGGTCATCCTGCGCATTCATCGCAGGCTTGTTACGACCGGAGATCATCGCCGAACTCGAGCTCGCCCGCTTCGGCCTCGAGCTCTACCAGGGAGACGCGCTGTCGTTCAGTCTCTTTCGTGACGGTACGTCGATCACCATGTGGAAGGAGACCGACCGCACGCTGCGCGAGATCGAGAAGCTGAACAAGGGCGACGCGCAGGCGTTTCTCGACTTCGGCGTCCGCTTGCAGAAGTTCGCCGGCCTGGTCACACCCTGGCTGCTGAAGTCGCCGCCCGAACGCTCGGAGGTTCTGGCCGCCTTCGAGGCCGCCGGCGAACAGAAGCTGTTCGACGAGTTCACCTTGATTTCGGTGCGCGATCTCTTAGACCGCTACTTCGAAGACGAGCGGCTCAAGAGCATGCTCACCTTCTTCGGCATGGTCTCCATTTACGGTGGTCCGTCGTCACCAGGCACCGCATACACCTACGGGCACCATTCCTGGGGCGAATTCGACGGCAATTTCGGCCAATTCGGGATGGCCCGGGGCGGCATGGGGGCGATCAGCGAAGCGCTGGCTGCCGGGGCGCGCCACTACGGTGCGACGATCCGGACGTCTGCTCCGGTCGAGAGGGTGCTCGTCGAGCGGGGTGTGGCCACCGGCGTTCGGTTGCGGGACGGCTCGGTGATCACCGGCTCCCAGATCTTCTCCAACGCCGACCCCAAGCGCTCACTGCTGCGATTGCTCGAGCCCGGTGTTTTGTCGCAGAAGCTGGTGCACGAGGTGGAAAACATCGACACCCGCGGTTCGATGGCCCGTATTCACCTGTTGATCGACGAACTGCCGCAGTACCTTCCGTTCCCGGACGCCAGTGAAGGCCCACAGCACCACGGACATCAGTTGCTCGGTGCCAGCCGGGAGGCGTTCGAGGAGGCGTTCGAGGCGCAGCGCCGCGGCACCTTCCCGAGCACGTTCGTCATCGAGGCCGTCATCCAGTCGGTTACCGACGACTCGCTGGCGCCCAAGGGCCGACACACGATGACCCTCGGCATTCAGCAGCTCCCCTCGGAACTCACCGGCACCACCTGGGCGGTGGAAAAGGAGCGGTGGGCAGACCTGGTGCTGGAGGATCTGTTCAGCTACGCGCCAAATCTGCGTGGCCACATCCTGGATCGGGTCATCATCACCCCCGACGACCTGGACAACGAGTACCTGATCACCGACGGCAACATCTTCCACGGAAGCATGATGCTCGACCAGCTCTTCGGGGCTCGGCCGCTGCCGGAGTTGGCCGACTACCGCACACCGATACGCAACTACTACCTCTGCGGTGTCGGCACCCATCCGGGCGGCGGGGTGATGGGCGCCAGCGGACACAACGCCGCCAAGGTGGCTCTCGACGACGCCGACGGTGTGACGACTCCGTCTCGGCTTCGGACCAACGGGCACAAGACGCCCTGGCAGCAACGGCTGGTCGGCGGATTGATGTCCACCAAGTCCGGCCGCTGGCTCAGCTACCAGGCAGCCCGGCAACCGGCGATGCGCAAGATCACCGCCTATGCCGCGCGGGTCCGCTGA
- a CDS encoding dihydroxy-acid dehydratase, translated as MTSSPHRLKSSKWFAGQNVPGFVHRSAMRASGFSRMAVDGRPIVGICNSWSEVVNCNMHFRGMADAVRRGVLAAGGFPLEFPTISLGEQLMKPTTMLFRNLMAMDVEESIRAYPFDAVVLLGGCDKTVPAQLMGATSADVPAIVLTGGPASPAVFNGKQLGVGTDLWHYIDEVRAGRMPMAEYDRLESAAGPSQGHCPEMGTASTMATLVEGLGMTLPGAAAVPAMDSRRLQVAEMVGVRAVGLAAEGLRPSQVLTAEAFDNAITLMLAVGGSTNAVVHLLAIAGRAGVELPLDRFHELSSRTPLVVNVRPAGQHLVEQVFHAGGIPAVMKAIEPLLHTEALTVTGKTVADTLPDRAGTDPTVIANLNTPFQPPQGLSVVRGNLAPNGAVIKCSAATADLLVHRGPAVVFDSMADMMRRFDDPDLEVTAESVLVLRSAGPRGAPGMPEWGQLPIPSKLLAQGVTDMVRISDARMSGTAYGTCVLHVSPESAVGGPLALVRDGDVIALDALAGRLDVLVTDDELAKRRAELPVAPAPHHRGYTALYVERVLQADQGCDFDFLVGRSSAPENEPDAVFDGWVGGW; from the coding sequence ATGACCAGCTCACCGCACCGGCTCAAGAGCTCCAAATGGTTTGCCGGCCAGAATGTCCCGGGTTTCGTGCACCGGTCGGCGATGCGGGCATCGGGATTCTCCCGGATGGCGGTCGACGGCCGGCCGATCGTCGGCATCTGCAACTCCTGGTCTGAAGTCGTCAACTGCAACATGCACTTTCGCGGCATGGCCGACGCGGTCCGGCGTGGTGTGCTCGCGGCGGGCGGCTTTCCGCTCGAGTTCCCCACCATCTCACTCGGTGAGCAGTTGATGAAGCCGACGACGATGCTGTTCCGCAACCTGATGGCGATGGACGTCGAGGAGTCGATCCGCGCCTACCCTTTCGACGCGGTCGTCTTGCTGGGTGGTTGCGACAAAACGGTGCCCGCCCAACTGATGGGAGCCACCAGCGCCGACGTGCCGGCGATCGTGCTCACCGGCGGCCCGGCATCTCCCGCGGTGTTCAACGGCAAACAACTCGGAGTCGGCACCGATCTGTGGCACTACATCGACGAGGTGCGGGCCGGCCGGATGCCGATGGCGGAGTACGACCGGCTGGAATCTGCGGCGGGGCCATCGCAGGGCCACTGTCCGGAAATGGGTACCGCCTCGACGATGGCGACCTTGGTCGAAGGGCTCGGGATGACCCTGCCGGGGGCCGCGGCCGTGCCCGCGATGGACTCGCGGCGACTCCAGGTCGCCGAGATGGTCGGCGTTCGGGCGGTCGGTCTGGCCGCCGAGGGTCTGCGGCCGTCACAGGTGCTGACCGCAGAAGCGTTCGACAACGCGATCACGCTGATGCTGGCCGTCGGCGGATCCACGAACGCGGTCGTGCACCTGCTGGCCATCGCCGGACGGGCCGGCGTCGAGCTGCCGTTGGATCGATTTCACGAGTTGTCCTCTCGCACACCATTGGTGGTCAATGTGCGTCCGGCCGGCCAGCATCTCGTCGAGCAGGTCTTCCACGCCGGCGGGATTCCCGCCGTGATGAAGGCGATCGAGCCGTTGCTGCACACCGAGGCGTTGACGGTCACCGGCAAGACGGTCGCCGACACTCTGCCCGACCGGGCCGGAACCGATCCGACGGTGATCGCGAACCTGAACACACCGTTCCAGCCGCCCCAAGGACTTTCGGTCGTGCGGGGCAATCTCGCACCTAATGGGGCGGTGATCAAGTGCAGTGCCGCCACCGCGGACCTGCTGGTGCACCGCGGACCGGCGGTCGTCTTCGACAGCATGGCCGACATGATGCGTCGCTTCGACGATCCCGATCTCGAGGTGACTGCCGAGTCGGTTCTGGTGCTGCGCAGCGCCGGACCCCGCGGAGCGCCCGGGATGCCGGAATGGGGACAGCTGCCCATCCCCAGCAAGCTGCTCGCGCAAGGAGTCACCGACATGGTCCGGATCTCCGATGCCCGAATGAGCGGAACCGCTTACGGCACGTGCGTTTTGCATGTCAGCCCAGAATCAGCAGTGGGCGGGCCGCTGGCGCTGGTCCGCGACGGGGACGTGATCGCGCTCGACGCCCTCGCCGGCCGGCTCGATGTCCTGGTCACTGACGACGAACTGGCGAAGCGGCGCGCGGAACTCCCCGTTGCCCCTGCACCGCACCATCGCGGCTATACCGCGCTCTACGTCGAACGGGTGCTGCAGGCCGATCAGGGGTGTGACTTCGACTTCCTCGTGGGGCGGTCGTCAGCGCCGGAGAACGAGCCGGACGCGGTCTTCGACGGCTGGGTGGGCGGCTGGTGA
- a CDS encoding aminobutyraldehyde dehydrogenase, translating into MTFHRQMFIDGTWTDASDGAVDTVPAPATGETFAETAHGTVADVDRAVAAAEAAFPGWARTPVGERARAFLTLADRVEADLSTLAEIESRNVGKPIGLALEEMGMIADHLRFFAGAARSVEGRAATEYVRGKTSIIRRDPLGVVGSVAPWNYPLLMAIWKISPALMTGNTLVLKPSEHTPFSVLRLAELAQDLFPAGVFNIVTGHGSDVGASLVAHPRVRMSSLTGSVATGRALMHASADSNLKRLHLELGGKAPVLVFADADVALAVDKIMEGAFCNSGQDCMAASRVYVHESLHDELVAGLEKAVTTLDLGDLADENTAMGPVITAAHRDRVEGFVERAKATGHTELIQGANPGVGFYTAPTVVVGARQGDEIITKEVFGPVTSVTTFGDDDDVVAWANDTEYGLAASVFTNDLGRAMDVTGDLQFGTVWVNDHLPVTPEMPHGGFKQSGNGKDMSIYALEEYTEIKHVMISRAGA; encoded by the coding sequence ATGACGTTCCACCGCCAGATGTTCATCGACGGAACCTGGACCGACGCCTCGGACGGCGCCGTCGACACGGTACCCGCCCCGGCTACCGGTGAGACCTTCGCCGAAACCGCCCACGGCACAGTCGCCGACGTCGACCGTGCCGTCGCCGCCGCCGAAGCCGCTTTCCCCGGCTGGGCGCGAACCCCGGTGGGTGAGCGGGCCCGGGCGTTCCTGACGCTGGCCGACCGGGTCGAGGCCGATCTGTCCACGCTGGCCGAGATCGAGTCCCGCAATGTCGGCAAGCCGATCGGTCTCGCGCTGGAGGAAATGGGGATGATCGCCGATCACCTGCGATTCTTCGCGGGCGCCGCTCGATCCGTGGAGGGCCGGGCCGCCACCGAGTATGTCCGGGGTAAGACCAGCATCATCCGCCGCGATCCACTGGGCGTGGTCGGTTCGGTCGCGCCCTGGAACTATCCGCTGCTGATGGCGATCTGGAAGATCTCGCCAGCGCTGATGACCGGGAACACCCTGGTGCTCAAGCCTTCCGAGCACACCCCGTTCTCGGTCCTGCGGCTGGCCGAGTTGGCCCAAGACCTTTTCCCCGCCGGCGTGTTCAATATCGTGACCGGGCACGGCAGTGACGTCGGCGCCAGTCTCGTCGCCCATCCGCGGGTGCGGATGTCCTCGCTGACCGGATCGGTCGCGACCGGGCGCGCCCTGATGCACGCATCGGCCGACTCCAACCTCAAGCGTCTGCACCTCGAACTCGGTGGCAAGGCGCCCGTGCTCGTGTTCGCCGACGCCGATGTCGCGCTGGCAGTGGACAAGATCATGGAAGGCGCATTCTGCAACTCCGGGCAGGACTGCATGGCCGCTTCCCGCGTCTACGTCCACGAGTCCCTGCATGACGAACTCGTCGCCGGCCTCGAGAAGGCCGTCACGACACTGGATCTCGGCGACCTGGCCGACGAGAACACCGCCATGGGACCGGTCATCACCGCCGCGCACCGCGACCGCGTCGAGGGTTTCGTCGAGCGGGCCAAAGCCACCGGGCACACCGAACTCATCCAGGGCGCGAACCCCGGTGTCGGGTTCTACACCGCTCCGACCGTGGTGGTCGGGGCACGACAAGGGGACGAAATCATCACCAAGGAGGTATTCGGCCCCGTGACGTCGGTGACGACCTTCGGCGATGACGACGACGTCGTCGCGTGGGCCAATGACACCGAATATGGCTTGGCGGCATCGGTATTCACCAATGATCTCGGTCGGGCCATGGATGTCACCGGCGACCTCCAGTTCGGCACGGTCTGGGTCAACGACCACCTGCCGGTCACCCCGGAGATGCCACACGGTGGCTTCAAGCAGTCGGGCAACGGCAAGGACATGTCGATCTACGCGCTCGAGGAATACACCGAGATCAAGCATGTGATGATCAGCCGGGCGGGTGCCTGA